The nucleotide sequence TGCCGCAGCCCGGCGGGCCGTAGAGGAGGACGCCACGCGGCGGCCGCACACCGAGCCGGGCGAAGGTGTCCGGATAGTTCAGCGGCCAGAGCACCGACTCGGTCAACACCTCCTTGACCTCCGCCATGTCGCCGACGTCGTCCAGGGTGATGTCCGCCAGCTCCAGCACCGAGGACTCGGCCATCGAGGTCGGCCGGACCACCTCCAGCGCCGCCGAGAAGTCCGCCATCGCCACCGTCGGGGCCGTCGCCTCCTTCTGTCGCAGCGCCGCGCGTACCCCGGCCTCCCGGGTCAGCGCGGCCAGGTCGGCGGCGACGAATCCGGGCGTACGGGCGGCCACCTCGTCCAGCCGGACGTCCTCGTGCAGCGGCATCCCCCGGGTCAGCACCGTCAACTGCTCGCGCCGCAGCGCGGTGTCCGGCAGCGGGATCGCGATCTCCAGCGAGAGCAGGTCGGGGGAGCGCAGCGCCGGGTCCACCGACTCGGGACGGCCGGTGGTGCAGACCACGGCGGCACCGGAACGTACCGTCTCGGCGAGCAGTTGGCGGAAGACCGTACCCACCGGTCCGGGTGTGTCGCGCGGGGCCAGCGCCTCGACGTCGGAGACCAGCAGCACCGCTGGTGGCGCGTCCCGGACCGAGGCGGCGGCCTCGCGCAGCCGGCGGGCGGCGGCGTCGTTGGTGAGCGCGGCCACCTCCGGGGCCCAGATCGCGGCGAACCGCGCACCCACCGCCCCGGAGACCGCCTGGACCAGCGCCGACTTGCCGGACCCGGCCGGGCCGGTCAGGAGTACGCCGAGCGAGACGGTGGTGCCGAGCCGGCCCAGCACCTCACGGTGGTGGAAGCCGAGGTCCAGCAGCTCGGTCAGCTCCTCGGCCTGGGCACGCAGTCCGGGCAGCTCGTCCAGGCCCGGTGCCGGCGCCGGCGCCGGGCCACCCGGCGTCCCCGGACGGGTCCCGCCGGTCACCGCCCGCACCTCGGCGCTGGTGCTGCCGTGTGTGGCGTGCCCGTCCTGCCAGCCGACCACGCTGTCCATGGTCACCAGCACCGAGTCGACCCCACCGCCGGCACCGGACGTTCCGGACGTCCCCGCCGCACCGGCCGCCGTCCCCGCCGCACCGGCCGCCGTCCCCGCCGCACCGGCCGCCGTCCCCGCCGCACCGGCCGCCGTCCCCGCCGCACCGGCCGCCGTCCCCGCCGCCGGGCCTGCCAGGTGGGCCGGCGCACCGGTCGCCGACTCCGCCGAGATGACCGTCAGCAGGGTGCTGGTCCAGGCGTAGCCGACGGTGTTGGCCAGGCTGCGCCGGGCCGCCTCGACCAGGGTCCGCACCGCCGCGTCCGGGAGTACGTCCTGGGGGAGCAGGGAGACATCGTCACCGGCGGTCACCACCTTGCCGAGCAGCGCCAGCCGGAGCATCTCCGGCGAGAC is from Micromonospora sp. WMMD1102 and encodes:
- a CDS encoding AAA family ATPase, whose amino-acid sequence is MTGRDLTLTASLRPAALDARRGIVRLHPEVLTALGLHPGAPVRLTGRRTTAGIVARAEPSASRALLYADDLVLGNLGVRDGSQVTVAPAPVVAARRVVLTGPPEIVAVVSPEMLRLALLGKVVTAGDDVSLLPQDVLPDAAVRTLVEAARRSLANTVGYAWTSTLLTVISAESATGAPAHLAGPAAGTAAGAAGTAAGAAGTAAGAAGTAAGAAGTAAGAAGTSGTSGAGGGVDSVLVTMDSVVGWQDGHATHGSTSAEVRAVTGGTRPGTPGGPAPAPAPGLDELPGLRAQAEELTELLDLGFHHREVLGRLGTTVSLGVLLTGPAGSGKSALVQAVSGAVGARFAAIWAPEVAALTNDAAARRLREAAASVRDAPPAVLLVSDVEALAPRDTPGPVGTVFRQLLAETVRSGAAVVCTTGRPESVDPALRSPDLLSLEIAIPLPDTALRREQLTVLTRGMPLHEDVRLDEVAARTPGFVAADLAALTREAGVRAALRQKEATAPTVAMADFSAALEVVRPTSMAESSVLELADITLDDVGDMAEVKEVLTESVLWPLNYPDTFARLGVRPPRGVLLYGPPGCGKTFLVTALAGTGRANVLSVKGAELLSKWVGESERAVRELFRRAREAAPTLVFLDEVDALAPLRGQATDGGTTDRVVAALLTELDGVEQLRNVVVVGATNRPDLVDPALLRPGRLERLVYVPPPDGAARAEILRAAARSVPLAEEVELAALAEELDGFSAADCAALVREAALAAMRESLEASTVHAGHVAAARERVRPSLDPAQVAWLAAYAAQR